From Sphaeramia orbicularis chromosome 21, fSphaOr1.1, whole genome shotgun sequence:
GTGGAGGATTTGGGGGAGAACATGGGGGAGAACAGGATGGAGAACAAGGGGAACAGGGTGGAGGATTTGGGGGAGAACACGGGGGAGAACAGGATGGAGAATGGGGGGAGAACAAGGTGGAGAACAAGAGGAATAACGGGGGAGAACAGGGTAGAGAATGGGGGGAACAGGGCGGAGAACAGGGGGAACAGGGTGGAGGATTTGGGGGAGAACACGGAGGAGAACGGTAGAGAACAGGATGGAGAATGGGGGAAGAACAACGTGGAGAACAGGAGGAATAACAGGGGGGAGAACAGGGTAGAGAATAGGGGGAACAGGGTGGAGAACTCAGGGGAGAACAGGCGGGAGAATGGGAGAGAACAGGGTGGAGAACAGGAGGAATAAAAGGGGGGAGAACAGGGGGCAACAGGGTGGAGAACTCGGGAGAAAAGGCGGGAGAATGGGAGAGAACAGGATTGAGAATAGGGGAGAACAGGGTGGAGAACAGGATGGAGAATGGGGGAAACAGGATGGAGAACAGGGTGGAgaactgggggtggggggcaggggGGAACAGGGTGGAGAAATGGGGGGGGGTGGAGAATGGGGGAGAACAGGATGGAGAACGGTAGGAGAACAGGGGGGAGAACATCTGTCAAATACAGACTACACCCCCGTTACCTGTTACCTGTTTGTATTAATGTCCATGAACCCATGTTCTGAGTCCAGATCAGAGGCGTTCAGGTTCTAGAAGGTTCACATCAGCTGCTATAGTTACAGTTACACCAGGCTCATTTATGTCTTGACTATTAATTTgctcatttttgggttttttgtttattcatttttaaacttttatttccttaattttgttaatttttttaaaaatttgattgtttttctctcagtatgttttattcttttttcttttttctttactgttttcttaattttgttaatttcttacatttttttgctgatttagatttttttttcattttcttttgactattttgttgatgtttgtgatttttttgccCACTTTGTTCAATTTGACTTAATGTTGTgcattaaatcaaattaaataaacTACATACAGTGTGAGTTCTTGTTGATCTATTTTGTAGATGATTGTTGATCAATCTGTCAACTTTCTTAAATGTGagtattttctcttttctttcctcttcgACGTAAATGAATCTCTTTGAATTAAACAGGTCTGAGGACATCATCTTGATCGTTTTCAcccttttctgacattttataaacAGATCAGTTGATTCTGACTTTGTTTGTTGTCGTTAATCATCAGTCCGTGGCGTCTTTGAGTCAgagtttcttcttctcttgttgaaCAGGTACGTCAGGTTTCATCAGTAACCTCCGTCAGTTTCTTTGGGTCAAAGTTCAACAGTTCACCAGCAGAGGGATCCAGGTACTGACCACATGTCCTACATCCTGAATGTTCTTCGGTCCTTTTGGTTTGtgattaaaggtcaaaggtcacatctgCTTTATTTCACTTCCCTCCACATTCCAGGTTCGTCTGTTTTCTCATCTACATGGTTTGTCTCTACGTTGGCACCTGGACCGACGAACTGGAGACGTGTTGAGGAGCATCGACCGAGGAACCTCCTCCATCAACAACCTGCTCAGGTACGACCCCCCCTTGTCTGTTCAGGTAGGACACCCTCCCAAACACCACCACCATCAGCTCaggtatttttttaaatgttcttttttttatttcatgtttgtaaattttgttctttttaattttttggaaattttttttattgtgttcatttttcttaatttgttttttttttccttttatttcgtttattctttttattctatttttattgagTTCATTTAGCtgattgttttcttatgttttgttaattttgttgattttcatgTGAAGTTGTTtgattgtttttctttcattttcttttttgttaatttctcaGATTATTTTGTCCTTCATCCTCAGTCTATGTTGTTTGCAGTAGTTGTAGTGCCCCCTACAGGCAGGACTGTTAACTGTTGGTCTTTAAATACCTTGTTCCATCTCCGGTAGGTTTTACTTTTCTTCTGGAGTTAAGATCGAATTAAACTCCGTTTTTTATTCAGTAAAACCTCAGATTTGATGAAGCAGATTCTAACTGTTACAAAAAGATCCAGAATCCAGAATAAAAGACACACCTCTTTTAATCATCGCATGACTaaattcttctcttttcttcttctattgAATAAAACCATGTCTTCCAGTTGTAGGATGCATCAGACGGATGCGATGTCACTGTGTGAAACCTCTGTTTGCGTTTGTCTTTAGTTACATCCTGTTCAGCATCCTGCCCACCATCTGTGACATCGTCATCGCCATTGTCTACTTCAGCTCGTACTTCAACGTCTGGTTCGGACTCATTGTTCTGAGCTGTATGGTCCTCTACCTCAGTGAGTTTGAACCAATCTGATGGTATATGTtaagaaaacagaataaagtgacccaacaacagaacaaaatgacCCAACAATGACCAGACAGTCCTGGTGTTTTTGACAAGATTTAACGTCAGATTCGCTGAAAAACAGGCAGAAATAGTCAAGATTTATTGTGTCAAACCCTGGTTCAACTCAAAACCAACAAACTCAGTCATACATCTCCTCTGAACCCAAATTTACAAAGATATGACCAATATTTCAATCAAGTGTTAAAACAAAGTTAACCTTCCtgtatccaggtgagcatgttATGCACACTTTCcccttcatgttataaaaggccatattatttttcacaatttattttaggtcagaattcaaaagttgttcatttttggaaAGAAATTCTGACcaatccactaaaatcagcacattataaacaaggctaaagacgttcattttgtcttctgtttatgtaaatatagttttttcttttgttcagacaaggaatagtttttagtttttagatgttacctgcttgacagtttcgactgtgactccagtcttcctcagaagcgtcatccgacgtgttgctgacgtgtcatttatcagctggtcggctcgacggaccaatcagagcccgtcgagccgaccagctgataaatgacacgtcagcaacacgtcggatgacgcttctgaggaagactggagtcacagtcgaaactgtcaagcaggtaacatctaaaaactaaaaactattccttgtctgaacaaaagaaaaaactatatttacattataaacaaTGTTAatttcctacactaacacccttctaccaagtgagtacaaaatgcacacagacacattttagcatttaacatttgacgtagaacaaaaaataataatgcatattaaccaatgttactGTTGATtattgacatatgacaggatgaaaaaaactgaaaaataaccaATCAAATATTTTTGTACAATATTGCGtggcagtggtggtggtggtaggggttgcaaaaaaaaaaaggtttgttttcattacaaacatggcatttaaagggttaaaaatctcacagttattcagtatttggtatttttgcttaaggctgaagttgatgaaatacaaaattaaaaaaaaaaaaaaaagttaaacaaacCATATGAAAAACAGGTAGGAACACAGTCTCTGAAAATatagatatataaaaaatatgaagaaatagAAATATGTAGAAAGATAGATCAAAATAGAAAGATAGAAGACTAAAAGAAGCGAAAAGATATCAATAGGTTGTTTtggtctttttgcatattatatcatttattatgttgtgttgcattgttttcatgtttcatgtaagGTTTCCATCACTTTTTGATTGAtagaaaataatcagcaaaatgaaaaaaataatcaacaaaatgaaccaaaatagaaaaaattcaacaaaatgaagaaataattaacaaattgaagaaaataatccactaaatgaacaaaaatggaaaaaaaaaaatgaagaaaataatcaacaaaatgaaccaaccaaaaaaaaaaattaagaaaataaatgaacaaaatagccaAAGTAACAAAGaatggaataatttttttaatggattGGAGTCAGTTGATTGTTTGATCTCTATTGAGCACTGTTCCTCTGTTTTGATTCAGTAAAACGTCTCCATGACCTGATTTGAGTTCTGTTAATCATTCAGCTTTTCATCTGTAAGCAACCAGGTCCCGCTTCCTGTTGTCGACTGattctttgacctttgacctttacctTCAGCCTGTACTGTCCTCATCACTGAGTGGAGGACCAAGTACCGCAGGGACATGAACACCGAGGACAACAACGCCAAGTCCAGGGCCGTCGACTCGCTGCTCAACTTCGAGACGGTGCATGATGACCACCGCTCACTTCCTGTTTGTGATGACGGTCAAAGGTCGTGGTCTGACCCCTGACCTTTGTCTCCACAGGTCAAATATTACAACGCTGAGGATTATGAAGTCCGCTGCTTCGACGAGGCCATCGTCAGATACCAGGTTGGTTCTGAAGTCACAGTTAATTCAGTTTgattatgtttattttgttctttgtaattcattactgtttgttttttattattattctgttcattttacttattttattcatcattttgttgattcattTGGTCGTTTTGTTTAATTTGGATCatgattttgtaatttttttgcccacttttgttgattgttttgttattttttattcattgccGTTTGTTTCTACCATTATTTTGTCCGTTTTACAtagttcattaattttttttgatcattttgttcattaatgtgtttgttttgatcattatttttgttaattttacttattattttgttgattaatttgttcatatttgttatgatcattgtattcattcattttgtcaCTCGTTTAATTCAGTTTTTGTCCATTTGATTAATTTCTAacccattttgttttattattttgttctttttaatttattactgtttgttttggtcattatttttgttcattttgtcatttgttaagttaatctgtgtgttttatttctttttgtcgTGTTTTCGTAGCGCTGTGAGTGGAAGAGCTCGGCCTCGTTGGCTCTgttgaaccagacccagaacatcATCATCGGGTCGGGTCTTCTGGCTGGGTCGCTGCTCTGCGCCCACCTGGTCTCAGAGGGGCGGTTCCAGGTAAGGGGGTGGGGTTTAGAGTGGGCGGGGTTTAGAGGGTCCAGGTCCTGGATCGAGACCAAATTCAGGGACtgacttttttcattttgttttgccttttacatcctttttgtcattttcattttgctttgtgtACTTTACAGTTCtaatctttttgtgtttgtttgtctttttaatcttGTCTCATCATTTATGTCTCATATtttatatctataaatatatgtCTTCTTTTGTCTTTCATATTCTTCTTATATCTTGTTATATCTTATCCTTTCACATCTTTTGTGGTTTTAGATCATTTTCatcttctgtctttctgtcttattacttcttttgttacttttttttttaattttcagattttatatcattttcctcTTGATAcatctttctttgtcttttttctactTTCACTTTTTCATCCTGGATTTCTTGTGGGTCATCTCTATAATTTTTCCtgaatattttacatatttttcatcCTTTGTCTTCATCTCGTTACCTCTGTTCTCGTTATACCTTTATAAAACATATGGACACAAATATGATCGTGTCTAGagctgtaacatgtcctgttcaagctgatttgagataaaaacatcaatatttccttgaaattcattggtagatttttcttcctaagtgagatgtgacaaAATTAGATGGTCAGTTGtaatagaaaattattatttacagtcagagcgtgaaaaattattttgaaatttagaggtagaacatttaaaaccatctctgaggcatgttGGAAGcatagataacaatttaaaccaaactaactaatgcaatgatatttatcccaatataaaactatattatgacatttgtcattattgttttgtgtctcagacccctgttagaaaagaaacacctgaatgtccatatacttttgtccatatagtgggtGTTGTATAATggtctgtttttagtttttacattattttaatgtGCTTCAGGTTGGAGACTATGTCCTCTTTGGTACCTACATCATTCAGCTCTACACCCCCCTCAACTGGTTCGGTACCTACTACAGGTAAGAAgaagatccaggtccaggtcctgagtGCAAGGTCTGAGCAGGTCCCTGATGTCTGCTTTGGTGGTCTCTGTTGTCATCTgtggttttgttgtgtttgtgtccagGCTGATCCAGAGTGCATTCGTGGACATGGAGAACATGTTGACTTTGCTGACAGAGCAGAAGGAGGTGAGTCAGAACATGAAATCACCTTTGAACAGAAAAAAAGCCTCTGCACATCCTAGAAAATAAACACAACCTGGACATTTAAGGTTTAATGTTTAATCATCATGTGTAAAAAGATCCTTGATGTAAAATAGGAGGAAACATGTGGAGTTGAATCACACCGAAAataatttatcattatttatcatCGACCAAACACTCAAAAGTTTCAGAAACAAATGTAGTTgatgtgcaagaaaaaaaaaaacacattagctCATgatgaaagtaattaaattaaaaatttctgaaaatactTTTATTGAAGCTTTTACATATTCCATTGCATTACTGAAATACTTAATTATCTGTTAAATAATTTAattatctattaaaaaaaaacaccaatataTAGCTTTAATATACATACTTGCACTGTCATAGTAATGATGCTAACAAAAATAATCATCATTGTACTTACCTTAATCCTCACAATTATACATTACAATATTGGTGTAAGTAATATATCAAAAATATTACCATGGATCTAACATATTAAACTATTTCGCCTCAAATTCTGTGCagagttggtaaatgtaaatcgTTAGCCTCATTAGCCTTAGCCTTTAGCCTTGTTAGCctttagtttataaacatcaatattagtttaatgggagatttttcttcctaagtgagatttGAGAAAGTAGATgcttagttgtggtagaaaaaatattatttacagtcagagcatgaaaaatattttagaaatttagaggtagaacatttaaaatcatagttgtggataaaaaaaaaaataataatgttgagagaaattaagtaaaatccatctctgaggcattttggaaacaaagataacaatccaaaccaaattaaccaatgctgtgatatttatcccaatttaaaactatattatgacattagtcattaatgttttgtatcccagacccctgttagaaaagaaacacctgaattcaacatgtccgcatactttagtccacatagtgtatgacttagacagttatgctatgaggctcaCGATATGTTCTATTAATTTCATAATAAGTAATTGTGGTTCCTGAGGGTCTCAATCCGAAAAACTTTGGGAACAGTCATAATGAAATGTGTGACatcaaaatagaagaaaaacaaaaagtacaaaGTGAATCTAAAGCAGATAAGTGTGATCTGAAGTGAAATGTGTAAACACGCTCAGACTGAATGGAATGTAAATGAACGGTGAATGAGTGTAAATGTGCTGCTGCTGTTGATTCCTGATCAGAGTCACTTTGTCGGTCGGCCTTGGTCTGGAAACACAAACCCACACAGTCACGGCTCGGCGGATTAGGAGGTCAACAACTGTTTGTGTATGCGCCAAGACACGCTAACACACAGCgcgatgtgtgtctgtgtgtgtctgcgtgtcctgatgtgtgtgtgttttggtgggAAAAGGCGTCCTCCGGCTGCTTCGCTAAAGTCCTCCACATTCACAGCCCCTTGATATGGAAAACAGCCACATGAATGTAGACAAAAGCATTAGAGCACCTTAAAAACACAGCAGCCCTTTTCTTTGGCTTGggaagcagcaggaggaggaggaggaagaggaggaggaggaggaaggtcaGGAAGGACAGGAAAATGGTAGCAATTAACGGCTGCATTTCAGATGTTAATGAATGATATTAAAGACATAAATGACGTAAAGAATCCATCTTCtgtgcactgtttttatattaCTGAGACAGTTGAACACTAatggtgtaataccactgatgtccACTGGGGGCTGCATTGAGTCCCTGAGGGTTGATGTTAGATTAcgctacatttacattttacatcttttacatttttgcgTTCTTGCaccttttatgactttttaatcttgacattttaatcttttacattttcatcttcttgtgtctgtacaacattttcaccatttcaccttgtgtcttttacaatattttaatcTTGTTGTGCCTTTAATGTCATTTCATCTTGCATCTTTACAACATTTTCTTCACCATtgtcttttaagacattttcatcttgttgcgtcttttacgtCATTTCATCTAGTGTCTTTACAACATTTTCATCACCTTATGtcttttatgacattttcatcttgtagCATCTTTTACGTCATTTCATCTTgtatcttttacaacatttttgtcttcttttgcCTTTTGCAAAATTTCCATCTTGTGTCCTTgtaacattttcatcttgttgcatctatTTTACGATATTACCATCTTCATGTGACTTTTTAAATGTTCCATAGAAATAAGCCTGACCTTGACCTTACCCTTAACCTTGACCTTGAAGAAGGTTTCACTAAATGTTCTTCTTTAGCCTCATTAATTAAAAGCTAATTGTGGTTGTCGTTTCTTGACTTTCCTCTTGTCTTTTTCGTCTTCGTCTCCAGGTTCAGGATGCAGACGATGCCCAGGACTTGTATCTCACTGCAGGTCGGGTGGAGTTTGACCAAGTCTGTTTCAGCTACGTACCCGGGTGTGTAGTCAATGAATATGTTCAGCATTTACTCCATCATTCTGTCATTGAGCCCTCTGGTATTCCACCCATAGAGGTCCATCGAATCACCAAGAGCAAAGAGAATCTGCGCAGTGTCGTAGTAATataagaatgttttttttatacagttttaatatttttaatttttacttttttattattttaatattttttggtatttcatcaacttgagccaaaagcaaaaataccaaatactccactttttaaccctttaaatgtttgtaatgtaaacaaaccatatttttttatgtaaaaattgattgattgattgagtgatttaattggttttcccctgtaagtcgctttggaaaaaagcgtctgccaaatgcgtaaacataacataaacataaaaaccacaaaaaaagcttttttttttatgtgttccaatatactacataaaaatgtatttacttattttggtcatggcatatgtcaatgattgacattaacattggttaatatacattattattttttgtgttatgtcaaatgttaaatgctaaaatggctcagtgtgcattttgtactcacttggtagaagagtgttagtgtaggaatttaacattgtttacaatgtgctgattttagtggatgggtcagaatttaaaaaaatcatgcacaaattaacaacttttgaattcagacctaaaacaaattgtgaaaaataatatgacctttaataacatgaagtgcagagtgtgcataatatgtctacctggatactggaaggttaattAAATACAGTCGCACAAACAAATCCTTGTCTCATTAcatggaaacaaagttgtcggaGAAAACCTTGACTAAAACATCGTGAAGCAGGTTTTATGGAAAGCAAAAGCAGTTAATTTGCTGTAATTtatgcattcatttttaattttttatgtatctttctCAGGACGATGTCTACAACTTTGTTCACAGTTGTCAGAAattgtgattttaaaatttttgacgaattttttaaatactaaaaatgtgcttttactcacaatggtccgtattttgatggtttataacatgtaaatggttacagatatcaatataattcctattgatcactgatagaagtcatatatggacttattTAATTCAACTGGGGACTGACTCAGAACATGATGCTGAGAAacagggacattggaactatATTTATTCTTTATGTCTAGACTTTATTCTGTTTATTGTGACTgttgttgttcatctgtgtttgtttgtttccagcgCTGAGGTTCTCAGAGACGTGACCTTTATGGTGGAGGCAGGACAGACTGTCGCTCTGGTACGATTCACTCTgtttaaactgaaaataaatgtCGTAATCTTGTTCTTTCATACATTCACAGATGAAGGTCTGTTCAaccaaatgataaaaaaataggAAAATTCACTCACTTTTCTTTCAACTGTTCAATTGAGATACTTCTGACAAGTCTGACATGAGCTGAGTTATGCAGAGTAACTGGATATTTCAGATTTCTCTCATTACTAATGAAACCCTGTCGTCGTTCATGGTTTTAATAGAATAACAAGCAAAAAAATCATTAGCAGGAAGTGAGAAAACTGGAGATGAGTTGCAGCTTAAGTTGGACAGGCTCCTGGTTTTGGTTGGTTTTCCACTTGTCTGTTCAGCTTAACGTCTCTAACCTGGTCTTTTCTCTGTGGTTTTGATGTTTCCTCTGATGTGAACGACTACATTATATGTGACTGCGAATCACTGTGTGCAGGTTGGTCCATCTGGATCAGGGAAGAGTTCCATCCTGCGTCTGTTGTTCAGATTTTACGATCCTCAGAGCGGCTTCATCCGCATCGATGGTCAGGACATCTCCCAGGTAAATCCACCACAACTCTGAGTCAAGTAAATGAGAACAGATCTGCATGTTTTTACATCCACTTCTGTTCTGTTGGCAAAAAACATCCCATTCACCTGAGGAAGTGGCCAGTATTTACTGTATTTCATCAATTTGCACAATCAAAGAGAATTTACTGATCTTTCTACAATAAAATGTAGTTGTTAACTTTGCATAAAAGGTGGAATTAACAACAAacttaataaagaaacaaacaaaagacacTGGCATCAGCTATCAGttatgttgtcattattattcaCTACATAAGGTCTAGATTTTGTCGTTAAACTCTAGATGTAACTTTAAACTTTAACTTCTCCAGTGTAACATTTGTCACTGTAACAAAAGTAGTTGAACTCCTCATCTCCAAAGACATAACCTAAAAGATGCAAAACCATCATGTTGGTCGTCATCATCTCACTCCATCTCGTCCCCGTCGGAGACGCTTCCTGCCTCCTCCTCACGCACCTTGACTTCCACTTTGCCTCCTCTGGCAGCTGGTCTGAGTGTGTCAGCTCCAGTCACACTGTGAATAAATCATAGTAAAAGGTTTGTGAATAATGCAGCCAGTGGTCCAGAcgccacgtgtgtgtgtgtgtgtaactaaGCCCATTTATCGCGGTCGGGGTTGAAGGAACTCGCCCAAAGCCTCCCTGCGTCaacacaactgcacacacactacacacacctGCTTTAACCCGACAAATGCACAGTAATGACTCTGTTCTAATTAACCAACAGTAGAACGTTTAAGGAACACATGGACATCACAACTGTTCTTTAATATCAACAACATAGTTTCTCTCttacattatatatataaacagtagGTAATCTATTACAACAGGTACAATGTGAACCATGAAATAAAAGATCAAGTTTTAAATGAAGGAATTATTTTGACAAAATGGATGGaatgggaaataaataaataaataaatcagtgaaataaaattaaaataagacaagattTAAATAagataatttgaaataataatatactatttatgttgattattattattattaataataataataataataataataataataat
This genomic window contains:
- the abcb6b gene encoding ATP-binding cassette sub-family B member 6, mitochondrial translates to MDDDGKKRRRQGQVVSVEVKPSSPPSSSSSLPSAWQGFGRKVQLLLPYVWPKGTAVLQAVVLLCVGLLVAERLVNVLVPVYAKDIVNALSSGSGWTSLIYTVCIYVLLKFLQGGGAGTSGFISNLRQFLWVKVQQFTSRGIQVRLFSHLHGLSLRWHLDRRTGDVLRSIDRGTSSINNLLSYILFSILPTICDIVIAIVYFSSYFNVWFGLIVLSCMVLYLTCTVLITEWRTKYRRDMNTEDNNAKSRAVDSLLNFETVKYYNAEDYEVRCFDEAIVRYQRCEWKSSASLALLNQTQNIIIGSGLLAGSLLCAHLVSEGRFQVGDYVLFGTYIIQLYTPLNWFGTYYRLIQSAFVDMENMLTLLTEQKEVQDADDAQDLYLTAGRVEFDQVCFSYVPGAEVLRDVTFMVEAGQTVALVGPSGSGKSSILRLLFRFYDPQSGFIRIDGQDISQVRQSSLRSYIGVVPQDTVLFNDTIGNNIRYSRVMATDEEVERAATAADIHDRILELPQGYETVVGERGLKLSGGEKQRVAIARTILKDPRIILLDEATSSLDTQTERNIQTSLAKVCTNRTTIVVAHRLSTIVGADQILVVQNGQIAERGRHEDLLVHGGLYAAMWMKQQKTLDTNSDPPSDARHSTVN